The following nucleotide sequence is from Synechococcus sp. CBW1004.
GCGACCGCCGTCGTAAACATCCACAGCTGTGACGCGCCCGGCCTCGACGTAATCGAGGAACCGGCCGTAGCTCATCCGGGCCACCGCCGTGTTGCGCGGAGCCACGGTGGGCCCGTTGGCGCCCAGGCGGTTCGGACCGCTGCCGATCAGCTGCCAGCCCAGAAACAGGGCGACGGCGATGGGCAGAACCCAAAGAGCGATCAGACGCCAGCGCTGGTTCATCGGGTGGCTTGCATTTTGACGAAGTGTAAACGCGGCTTCATCCAGCTGCGGCAGGATCACCGGCCTTTGATTCTGAGTCACTCCTCCCTTGCGCCGCCTCAGCGGCGCAACCTGGAGGGACGACGGTTCGATCGCCCGACCTGCGAGCGAGGCGTCAGGCCGCTGGTGCCGCAAAAGATCCCTGGCGTTCGGCTCAGCCGGCTTCAAGCCAGGGATTGGCGGTTTCCAGCTCCTGAGCCTCCAGGGCGTCAGCCAGAGCGCCGATCGGCTCACAGCTCAGCTCGAGGGCCGGGCACGACTCGAGCAGCTCGGGACCGCCCAGCCCATGGGTCCAGATCTCCACCTCGCTGTCCTTGGGGCACTGGAAACTGAGCAGCTCGAACGGAAACACCACCCGTTCCAGGAAGAAGGCATGGGGCCCGCAGCAACGCAGGATGACCATGCGGTCGGACTTATTGCGGAAGCCGCAATCCAGCAGGGTCTGGAGCTCCAAGTTGCGATTGTTGGGGGCCAAATCATTTACCCATCGCTCCGCCAGGGGCATGTGTGACTTTCGTCACGGTTTCCCGTCCTTAAGGGTT
It contains:
- a CDS encoding DUF1830 domain-containing protein, translating into MAPNNRNLELQTLLDCGFRNKSDRMVILRCCGPHAFFLERVVFPFELLSFQCPKDSEVEIWTHGLGGPELLESCPALELSCEPIGALADALEAQELETANPWLEAG